One Dermacentor albipictus isolate Rhodes 1998 colony chromosome 10, USDA_Dalb.pri_finalv2, whole genome shotgun sequence genomic window, GCGCGCAGAACCTTCCATGCACCAAGGGGGACAGTGCGAGCTGTAAGTTAGTGGAGCACCATCCGGAAATTAATAGGGTACTTCTAGGCGCTGCCCTGCAGCTTCGGGAAGACAAGCGAGGACAGAGAAGAGGTGATGTCCTTATTGCGGCTGTCGAGGCAAGCACTTGCCGGACCGCCTCGTACAGCTCTGAGGAAAACTCGTGCAAAGCGAGAGCACTGGATCTCGTTGAGCTTCTACTCGCGGAGCACCACTGCATCACGGCAATGGAATTCACTAGCAACTTTATGCTTCGCCCATCGTTGCTCTCAGTAGTAAAACGTCATCCCCATTTGAACAGCTTTACTGTATGCGGAAGATTCATTGAATCTGACCGCGCAGCTGTGGTGTTCGACGTGATAAGGTCTTTGCCGCAGCTCAAGAATCTAGCTTTCAACTCTCACGAGTTCGAGAAGGACTCCTCGACTATGAGCTGCATCATTGAATACTCCTTTGACCTTCGCATAAGTTGTCTATCGACCCTTGACCTCGCAGAGCTGCGAATTCTCAGCACTGAGGCCGGTCGGCTCGTTCAAGCACTCATTGAAAACGAAAGCATCACCGACCTCTGCGTAGGAGAATCCCTATTCTCGTACGGATATGGAGACTCCTATCCAAGGTTCACGACGTACCTCGCGAACGAAAATTGCCCGCTGCGAAAATTGACGCTCAAATCGAACGCCTACTTCATCTACGGGTCCCTCATGGGTCAACTCGTTgacgcattctgcaaaatgaatTTTTTGAAGGAACTGAACGTGGACATCGTGGACATCGCGACAACAATATTGTAAGTAGAATTGAAATTGCATTTTGGATAGGCTCTGCAGTTGTAAAATATTGCAACGCTTAAGTGGCCTTAGCTTTCTTGACACTATGAGGCACCTAAAATTTAACGCGTACACTATAgtagcacatttttttttgctgtagccAGCATTAAATTGCGGAGATTTCGGCAAAAAAATACTATTTTTTATCTACTGTATTAGCTTTTTATTCGAATAAATGACGTTTCATGTTCTTTTTAGCTTTCCCTGGAATTAGCTTTCCCTGATTTCGAACTATTTTTGGGTAATGTAGGAATAATAATGGCACATACAAACCTGTAAGTTTTGCTCTTTTTGTTAGACTATGTAATGTCCGGTGTTAGCATGTGCCGTCCTTATCGTCGTTACAAGTACCTGTTCTGCGACACAAAACAAGAAAACGGTTCCCGACGTACCTCGCGCTGTGTGTatatagcgctgtgtgtgtccctttgtgtcttctcttgtcccgtctttgaatcgcgctaccatactccccttgaagaaaACGAAACAGGTAGTTCTTTCAAATGTTTTCTTCCAGAGGGTTTAGTAGTCAATTCACAAACAGTTTAGTCGGTGTTGTACTGTTTAGTGCTGTCATCGTCCCAATATTTGACGGCAAATTTCCTGTGACTGCCGCTGAAATGACCATCTTTTTGGAGACTTTTGCAAGTTTGCGCCACACGCTCAGATCGACATGTCGATGTGACGTCATGCGTGTCCGTGTTTCCATTTATTTGCACCGTTGCGACGCTGCAAGTGTGGTCGCCACCCTGTGGCTCCCTCAAAATTCAACACGGTCTTTCTATATCAAAAAGAAATGATTTATAGACCAAAGCAGACGGTGTAAAAATTCATGAGACCGAGAACCTTCAAGGTGGCGTCGTCTCcactatactttttttttcagtcttttcTGCCTTAACaataacagtgaaatatttccattttgtttttgctgcacttTTGCACACTTGGGCTCGGCGACTGCCCGGCGATCGCGGCACAATCTTGCGCGCCGTATTTGGAGGAAATTGTGGGGCGGCAGCGGTGCTGGGTGGGGCTTCACTCTGCAAACAAGTGCTTACTTTGCGCGGTCTcgtgcgccgtatcttgaaaggtaTCTGCAAACGGCTCATACCTTTATGCGCGCTGTGTTCTAGCCGCtcttgcattgaagcgatagacggcacgaaggtcacttcgctcgctgctgctgccgcacatGCTCACACCAGCGCTATGAAAGCAATTGCCCGCGCCcatcgagtgtgatgcgttcctgtttgcttgtgcgtgctggcaccatgcttgtcaattcaGTAATAAGCGAAAGTTTCCACTTTTATACGGcagataaatctactatccttacattGTATGGGGAACAAGCGCTGACCAGGACAAGCGACGGCAGTTTCAGTGGGTAACTAAAGTATCTTGACGCCATCCGGTAGGGAGGCCTCGAGGATCGCACGACATATTTAGCAATCACGAATGCGTACCTTGATCCATGTTTGTTGAGCCCGATGCGCCCAGCCGGGTTCTTTCTATGGGCATGCGGGTTGGGAGGAGCGCATGCGCTGTTGCGTTCTAGCACGTCGGTGCCAAGACAGATCATTTTCTGGATGCATGCGCTTCAATATGAGCAGCAAATTAGGCGATGAAAAATCGTAGTGTGTTCTAGTGTGAACTGCGCCCACTGATCGCTAGGCTGTtcgttacggcgctgcactcgatgtgcgaaatttcagcgctggttgcccgtAGCTGTTTACTTATTtttatcgcaatcaatgcttcgctttcCGGGTGAAGCGCAGCCTTTTGTTCTCATCTTATCAAGTCATCAGCCGATGTGAAAATATTGGAGCGCCTGAATGCATATACGACGCTTGAGAAGGTCGTTCCCCGCTATACCGACACTCTCCGTGCGAATGGCAGTGCCCAATTAGACCTTCCCTAGCGTGCAATCTTGGGGTGATGGGCACACAGCCTAGCAGCGCCAGAGTAACCATTGGTGTCGCTGAATGTTGGACCGCTACGGCTCCTCCAACTGCTCCTGCGCTAAGCAACCGCAAGAGCGGTATCTGCAAGGAACCGGCGCTTTTGTGAGCGCAGAAGGTTATGGTCCATGAAATTAAGACGCATGATCTGGGTTAAACAATACCGGAAGACAAACTACGTCCAAGAGGGCGGCTGATGTTCACTCGTCAATGTAAATCAGTGCGCTTTGAAACCTCCAGAGACGTGGACCTCAGACATAGCGGATGGCTCAGACTCCTGAAATAACCGTAGTAGATAGAGTTGGGTGCAGgtctttctatttatttatttatttatttctcaaaTGCCCCTGGAGAGGGGTATAACATGAGgggtgttgcaaatgggtcgcaagccccaagagtagcgttggcctggtggcctggggcacaactggaagcatccgaaggtcctggcaaagcatgagtcgactgctaacagaacaacttgctttattctagcatcgcaaaagagcggccggtcaggtcgaccgaagtggagagacgggagagcacgctacccgacggaagaattcggagcctctctcttggcgtccgggggcagctgcttttatactctcggagtcgagggcaagaagaaACACCACGGGAtggggcgcacgtgacggcgccgctcggacacgttgagactagaagtgacgcatccgccgggccggcgcccgTCAGACCTCATCCCTTCatagttggggagctcctctccccggctgccgcgcttttacaagcgtgggcaccaacatgcacgcacacacacacacgaagacacgtggcactgaaacatgcctggacgcgcatggcaggaggcgttgcggcagcgctgaacgggccaaaatatccgccgctttgaacgaagccccggcgtccgttgcatccgcgccggctataccgtgcgtcgtaggcgaaacgtaacaggggTGGGCAGCTTAAAAGGTGTTGATGGCAGTCTTGAACTCAGTCGCACTGGATTGGTCCGTCTCTTGTTCTGGCAGATCATTTCAGTCTCTCGCTGACGTTGTACGTTGGAAAAACGAATGCAGATGGGATgatgtgcgcgcatgcggggggtATACTGACTTTGAATGATGAGTCCGGGATGAATTAGTCCCTTAAGAGACTTCAATTTCAGTTTTTAACACGAGTTTATATTGGAGTCAAAATGTTCAATTCTCGCGTTTCTTACAAGGGGTGAATGTTCATTCAACTCAAAATGTCTTTTCTATACATTGTTTCCAGCGTACCTACGTTCGCCCTCTTCGCCGAAGTGGCCACTCGGAGCGCCAAACTACGCATCCTGAAGTTGCCTTGCACGTCAAGATGTTCCATTATCGGTGCCCCCATTACAAGTCCTGAAGCCACGCAATGCATGAAGTCCTGGCAAACAGCCTTGCAAGGATCGAAGTCACCGCTCAAGCAGCTGCGCGTCGACTTGAAAGGCTTCGGCGAAGCGGAATGCGACACTTTCTTCGACGCAATAGCCAACAATGAATCTCTGCGGTTGGTGGAAGTCGACACTTTGCCGTTCATCGATGGGCTCGACAGGGTCTCCAAAACTATTCTGGAGCGAGGTCTGAACGATCGAGTGGTCATCAAAGGACACCATCGCCACAGCAACGCAATGAATCTGCTGAAATGCCCGCAAATCAGCACCGTGGCCGTAACACTGAGGTGGTTCGTTTCCCACCCGCGTGTCGGCCCGCAGTCACTTATCTCGACTCTGGAAGTGGTCGGTAGCTCCAGTAACGTAACGTCACTGCTGGTTGAAAACAATAGATTCAATCGCGACGAATTATCTGCCTTGGCGGCATGCCTAAGGAACGCGGCTGTACTCACTGATGTCAACATAAACCTGAGGGGCGCTTTGGCTGTCTTATCAGAAAAGGATCGTACGGACGTTCGTGCGGAACTAGTGTCAGCGCTGGCCTCCAACCACAAACTAGTTAAAGTCAGCATCAAAGGCATGGTGCTGTCCAATGACGACTTGAACGTCCTCGCACATTTTGCCAGCAAGAGCCTCAGCCTCACCGAATTCACCATGACTCCTGTCTGTTGTGGCGGTACCATGCCTGGCAGGCTTTGTGAAGAGCTGCAAATTTATTTTGAGCAAAAGCCCGCTGCGCTAAAGGAAGCATTCAACTTCAAGAACATCCCACTTGCAGACATCCTGGTATGGCACAGTGATAAAGGCTGTCTCCGTTTATGAGCACACAAAAATGTTATGTTACGGAAAACCGCGAACAAATATAATTTGCAGAATAGTTGGGACGATTACCAGACGGTACCTTGATGCTATAGTGTCCTTACGAACAGCGGCCTGTTCGAACATTTTATGACTTCGCAAATACATAATTTTCGACACCAGGCTGCGTCATAAGCGGTAAAAATCGGACTAATATGCGCAGGCTCTGCGGCTTTCAGGAAAAGAGATAAATAACGTCGTGAAGGCATCACAAAACCATTCGAGGATACAAGTCGTGCGAAACAAGCCACCGAAGCAGCGGGGAGCACACAAGGCTATTATGCGAGATATACCAATGGAGCACAGCGAAAAAATGGAGATAAATTGAGGAAAGCTCCGCCTTAAAAAGAACAGAGCATATCTCTTGCGTTAATAGATCGCAATTTCTCCGCCAGTATTTATTTGTGCGCAAAAAATAGAGGCTGTCTGTGATTTCGCTCTGCATGCATATTCCTGCAATTTCAATCTTAGTTCTACTCCGAATGCTTCACTCGTGTTGCTATGACTTCTTTTCGGAAGTTTCCGAGATCACCACAGCTACAATATAAGCAAAGCTATGATGTCGAAGCTACGTTGGCTCTTTGAATCAGAGCTATTTTCTTATTAGGAAGCGTCGTACGCTTCCATTTGCGCGCACACAATCAAACACTTCAGAAATTTGGACCGGTTAGGGCTTATCGCaagttttttctgctttaacCATGAcgtgttctctttttttcatgCAGCAAGCGACCATACGGAATGCCTCCTCCGTCTCGGCCGCTTCACAATTCGTGCTAGGTCAGCAAGATACCTTGGACGGTGCGGATGCCATCGAGCTGATGCACGACCATCCACGCCTCCTCGAGATGGTGATGGAAGGTGCTGACCTCGCAAAGACCAAAgccaaagagatcagcagcgctCTTCTGCGTGTGCACCACTGTAGCCTTGATGAGTTTATGAGAATCGCAGGCGTCGTCAAGGAGAGGgtggagtgccttcgtcatcccGATGCCAGGTTTCAGCTCGTTGACATTAACGAGCACTGCTGGCTGCACATTCGCAGGTTCCTAAAGATAAGGGACGTTGTCAACATTGAGCCGGTGTCGGTAGATCAAAACGACGCGTGGGCTTTTGAATGCGATTAGCACACCATAAATAAAACACCTAGCATTCTCCTGAGCGGAAACTTGCTTAGTCTGAGTACGAGTGACACCCAAGGAATAAAATTTTACAATATTCAGTGCCCTTATACGTTGATAAAatgttaaccagcgaagctgtagtggGATGACCACATTGACGACCATATGAATCAATATAGATTCATATGGTTATTGATACCatcgcgatagcgttaaggagcctgTGTCCCAGGAAATCCAGTGTGGGACGTCCtttcggcaaaaatattttcgaaccccCCTATCCAGGCCTTCCATGTGGAACAAGTATTTGACTCAAAtatttgaatttctcaaggtaaaatacgtggaaaaatcgcgaaaaaggacaaacacacaacctacagacatgagcGCACTCGGACTGTAATTTCAATATAGAAGAAAAGTTTGTTACGCGCAAACTCAAAGACCTTTTCCAGAGTTTCTACAATGTATAGACCGGAGACGCCGTCAgccatttgcgcgcgccagaCTGTAGATATCTACGTACACGAagcggcgcgcccgcttccttgaaccACATCCGCCGCATTGCGGCCCATGCGAAATGCCGCATTTCggccagaaagcccgccttcgtgcatagcgttcactgcGAACGTTTCCCAGTAACCTAtggtgcagttgccgggaagcgtgagaagcagtcagggatcccTGAATGCaatcgcgttctactcttaaagctcaaccagacgtacgcgttccaatgcgcccgcacgcgccgcaccacgcctggacgcgtacggcgtcaggcgcggaggctgtttcgcgtgtcggcgcgcggcggcgtggagacctacaACCTCTAGGTTTtttgcgcccgcgccggaagctgccgctcgcgtcagtagcatgacgcacctcacatgaccacggcaagccaacgtcacttccggaacgactcttcgcgcgatgttcaggcaagcccgggtagggtggctagaatgggaggtgtcagcatcggctgggctgcgccgcgtatggcggtgcggcgttttttcatgacagcgacaggtggcgcgctcgtcgtctccgagatgcctagtgTGATGggtttgagcaatctctccggccccaagcgcgcgtcgtgaagtcggTGGttaagttagcttcgccttccccgcttttaaTGTGTTTTCTTGCAACTTGTAACAGATTGCTTAACATGGCCGTTAAGCGAAAGCTcgactgccttgaacatggcaagctagcaacactgcgccgccgcgacgagacgcgcggcaactcgtgcatcgtttgggtgcgcgcgcTCTTTCTCCGCCGGGCGCGACGCGTCGTCGAGTCAgcgcggcgtgtgcggacgcattggaacgcgtacgtctggttgaacCAATTCAACCAATTTTCGGTCGAAGTTGATGCAATCGACTTGCCGTCGTCAGGAGAAGAGCGCGGAAAGGGGGCTTGCACAAATGAACACGCCCTTCCCTAGGCATTTCCGCTGCGAACGAGAGAGTGACATAACAATTGAAAGGTAGTTCCCTCCACCtcctttattgaaatgaaaataaaagaaaggtgtaGTCGCCCTATAACCGCTCCTTCTTGTCCCTCTCCGCTTGCCTGCCCGAAGAAAGAATACATTCAGAGCGACCGCCACGACTGATAACATCACGCGGAAACAATTGGACGACTGATCGCTCTAGCTAATTGTTTTTGTCCACATCCCggacggatttttttttctcgagattCTAGCCATAGAGAGCTTCTCTGTAAAAATGTGCTTTTAGTGTGTCTGAGATACCCGTTTCATTTGCCGGTGTGTGGCCGAAAGATAGATCGCTATTGAGCGCTAGAGTGCGTCTCAGGAAGCGGGTATGAACGACCATGAGCGCTACTGAGTTAGAATACATTTGTCTCAATCATTTCTTGGCGCCTTATTTAAGAAGAGCTTAAAGCGTCCGCATCTGCGGCACTGCGGAAGGAAAAACCACCTCATTCAGTTGCCACGCCAGCACAACAGGCATCTGCGTTCTCCCCAGAATGCAATGCACACTCTCTCAATATTCGCTTATGCACGCAGTTTCTGGTAACAATATATCATCGAACCCACATCTTGTATTCAATCTAAAGAGCACGGAGAAATCGGCACTATAGCAGCCTTCCGTACTGCACGGCTTTTAGTCGCTATTTTTATTAATGCCCAGAGGGTCATACAGTAGATTGTCTCAGTACGATGCGACGCTATTCATAGGCGCCAAATACTATGTTTCCCAAAATTCTTCCCCAATTTCATGCTTGAGCTGCACGAAACACACCGTATTTCAACGTTATGGTTTGTTTCAGAATCCTCAAGGCAGCATTCCTGCACTGCAATAATTTGTTTAGCAGTTTAGAACGTTTAGCATAAAGGGAAGCGGCAATACAGACCTGTATGAAGTGGAAGGAAGGAATGTCAGCCATGTTGACTGTAGCGCCACTCTTTAGCTCGCATTAAATTCTCACTGCTGCCCCTGAGGCAGACGAGCGAGTTGTGTCTATGAATGCTTTTAGTGATAATTCCTTACCTCATTTATCTCTTAACGTACCCACACCTTTCACAGGTTTTGCTACTAAAGGATACTTGATTACAATAAAGTCAATTCCGACGTTATGAATTCCGAATTAGATATATTATTTTCCCACGTACTGTTACATTCATTTCATAGTCGGTCGGTGGAAGAGAATTGGATACTCTTCAGGAATAAGATGTCTGCCTTGGTTAACCAGTCCGTCCCTCTCATTAACGTAACCAATGCTAAATCTAACTTATGGCTCGCCAGATCCCCACGCGTACTGAGAAACAAGGAGAAGCGCCACTACGACTGTGGTAAATGTTTGCGCATGCAAGTAGCTTAGGACACAAACAAGGAAAGCTTGAAAAATTACTGCTCTGCCCTGTCTTCACCTAAGAATATGACTTCTCTTATGACTAAGCAGCTTTTATAAAATCTAatcccagaaagttctggcacTCTACAAGCCCAGATGAAGACCAAGATAACATTTATTTACGCAACAATAACAACACTACCCTTCCAGGTATTCACCGTGCTTCTACTTTAAATACCTAATTTTCTTCTATATTCACTACAGATCAGCCTGATCTGCTGGATGTAACGGAACTAAACTACGAATATACGTCACCTATAATAACAGTTGATGGTGTCGCATGCCTGTTAAATAAGTTCAAGCTAACCACATCCTGCGGCGTTGACGACATTAATTTTCAAATTCTGAAAAACACCTTCATCGTATCTGGTGAAAGTCTGTCTCACATCGTGCTATAGCAAGGGTCATACGCATATTTATTGCAGGTAATAAATACACACTGGAAGACTACCGTCCAATATCATTAACATCTACATCTTGCATAATGCTAGAACATGCTTGGGATCAAATGCCTACCGCCACGTGGAAGTCAGCAAATTTTGCTTTTCAAATCGACACGGATTACGGAAAAACTTCGCGCGTGAGACGCAATTATTCTAATTAACAACTGATGTAGATACTAACATGGAAGAGGATCTAAAAATTGATTGTGCTTTTCTAGACCTTGCAAAAGCGTTCGACCTTGTTGCACATTGCCGTTTGATTTTGAAATTATTTTCTTTAGTATAATTCTATTGCTCTGGAGACCTTCGCAATTTTCTATCTTATCGTCAGCAATTCACAGCAGGTAATAATTATTCCTCTCGTTTTTGACACGTTACTTGAGGTGCACCACAAGGCAGCGTTCTTAGGCCATTACTATgtctaatatacattaatgacttaccgaATAACATTTTAGACAtagcagacgactgcattctttatcgcTCCATCAAGGCTGCCGATAATACAATCCTCCAAAAAGATCTAGAACTTATTTTTGTTTGCTGTAATGCTTGACTAATAAGCCTGACGTTTGTAAATGTTAAATTATCTCTTTCAGCCGCAAGCATATTAATTCTACGTTGTTTTATCACATAGATATCTTCACTGTTTTGCATAATACTTAACATTCAACTTATCTTGGTGACAACATATCTTCAGCTTTATGGTCGTtaacgcgccttgcaaacatatGCACCAATTCTTCGAGATCACTAAGGCACATACGCGGCAACTTACATAATTCTACTAAAGACATTCGTAATCTAGCTTACCTAGCATTTCTTCGACCTCAGCTTGAATACGGCACATTCGTCTGGTCTCCCCCATCAGAAAATTTTGGTCGAAGGACTGGAGTCTGTTCATGATAGGGCTGCGCGTTTTATTTCACGTTATGACTATAAAAAAGCGCAACACGAATTGAACTCTACGTCTCGCTACAGCCCTCGCAGGATCATCGTGATATAGCCCTACTATCATCATTTCATAAATACGTCCATAATACAGCGCCACCAGTTCTGCCTTTTCAAACTCCTCATTACAATCCACAGCGGCTGTGCAATCGATTCaatttcatgcgcatatacggaCAGACTAGTTCATTTAAGTACTCCACTGTTCCAAGACCCATTCGCATTTCGACCTTCCTAACACCATATCTCATGAGCGTGACCACGAAAATTTCCCGCTTTTTTTAACAACGCATTTTTGAACTCTGCATAAACAAATGTAATATTTTTGTCACTGCCTTTCCCTTTATTAGTTTAAGATATGTCTAAGATATATATAGGTGCCAGTTCataaccatgacatgcacgaGACACAGAGCTACATCGAGGCAACTGTGACGAACTGACGCATAATCAAAAATACCTTCAATAGATGTTTttccacacaaacacagagctcaCCTGCTACTAAAAGAGAAGCATATAACTCACGCGACGTGGTGGTAAGCTAGGAGGAGAAATCTTGGCTTCGAATTTCACTAAAATTTCTATTTCTCCCGTTGTCAAAAGCTACAAATTATCTGCGAAACAATCACCGTGAAGAGCAGAACTAATCGTTTACTCGGCTATGCTAGACCGTTACGTGCCAAGAATAAAAGTGCTTGATATTCTTGTAGTCTTGTAAACTAATCAAACGTACGTGGACATACGCTAAGAAATCACCCTGATAAACAAGCTATAGCAACGCAGGCGTCCAAATGGTTCCAAAGTCAAATACGAGCTAGCAGTGGATTAGAATATGCAGGTAACCTTATAGTCATCTCTCTAGCCATCTTGAAGCTTTGCTTCACGCTTGATTACTACACACTTTTGATGCGTGGAGGCTGACTTAGGTGGCATGCGCGAAACTGCCCAGGCTGACAGAATTAGAGGCATCTCTATGAGCAAGCATGCAGTTCACTTCAAGTTTTATACGAACATACCAAAAGTACTATAGGCTAACGTTGTACCTGTATTGGTGGCTCTCATTTGTGTAGCAGCTGGAAGAATCGTCCACGTGCAGTAAGGCGTtcttgtgttgtctttctcgcacATCTTGTTTTTCATATCTACGGACGAGGTCTGCTGACATTTTCTGCCCTTCgtggtacctggccactgtgtaATCAGTGGCactgattccgccgataacgctgctcgcacagcacatcaagaagagcacagcgttccaattccgcttttgaggactgacgctgcaaggcagcttcgacacctggcaccgagtggaactcgccaaacttacgacttacgcgactgcatcgactaaatccctccctgcaactccgacctccactcggacttcctcgacgtgaagttgcgcttctctgtcgcctttggttaggagttgccttcacaaaggcatactctacattaattggagtgactgacagctcagcatgcgaggtctgtggcaccgaagaaaacatcgaccacctgctgtgccactgtccaagatatggcccagagagacaagaacttaaagctttccaaaaactggacaatcgacaactttctgtgcaagtgctgctggaacaccgcccccatcgcccgtcggcccataaagcggcgaaggcgcttttgtgttttttaaggacgacgggtttgtgcgaccctCTGTGACTTTTAATGCGATTCtttaagaccacacgcgtcagcgaactcgccacaacttccttctttccttccctcctctctctccctgtgatctttgttttcccctttcccatacccccgttgtagggtagccaaccggacgttattctcgttaacctgcctgccttctacttttctcttccctcctcctcgtgGTAGAAACCTATTTCTCAAGGTAATTGCCAGATCTTGAGGTAAGCGTGTTGACAGAGTTTACTGAAGAATAGCTGCGTATAGGAGCATAGTGTTCACGTATAGTATTCACGTATAGTATAGTATTCACTGCGTCTAGTATTCACCGATCATGGATCGCGAGGCAGCGACAGCGTCACCGGGGCAGCCGCGCCATATTTGCGGTGACGTCCGCCGTGGAGCGTCGGAAAAATTCCAGCAGTGTTTCTCACGCGAACAACTGATTCTCATCTTTGGCCCGCTTATCGTGTTTTGGACTTAACCGGTCGCTGATATTTGAGCATGGTCGTCTCAATGTTTCGCGCGCAGTGCTGTTCTTATTTGTTTATTGCACAGGTCCGCGTAGTGTTTACGTGTC contains:
- the LOC139046718 gene encoding uncharacterized protein, whose protein sequence is MVRLPTVIKTASSFPLCFRRWPPRVAHSRVRGYVRRAPLFPPILAAIAHHFILFAGLALLRLRGSTPFRHPVDCWIMSTAPHAGHAVYASYALDNSSNEWSAQNLPCTKGDSASCKLVEHHPEINRVLLGAALQLREDKRGQRRGDVLIAAVEASTCRTASYSSEENSCKARALDLVELLLAEHHCITAMEFTSNFMLRPSLLSVVKRHPHLNSFTVCGRFIESDRAAVVFDVIRSLPQLKNLAFNSHEFEKDSSTMSCIIEYSFDLRISCLSTLDLAELRILSTEAGRLVQALIENESITDLCVGESLFSYGYGDSYPRFTTYLANENCPLRKLTLKSNAYFIYGSLMGQLVDAFCKMNFLKELNVDIVDIATTIFVPTFALFAEVATRSAKLRILKLPCTSRCSIIGAPITSPEATQCMKSWQTALQGSKSPLKQLRVDLKGFGEAECDTFFDAIANNESLRLVEVDTLPFIDGLDRVSKTILERGLNDRVVIKGHHRHSNAMNLLKCPQISTVAVTLRWFVSHPRVGPQSLISTLEVVGSSSNVTSLLVENNRFNRDELSALAACLRNAAVLTDVNINLRGALAVLSEKDRTDVRAELVSALASNHKLVKVSIKGMVLSNDDLNVLAHFASKSLSLTEFTMTPVCCGGTMPGRLCEELQIYFEQKPAALKEAFNFKNIPLADILQATIRNASSVSAASQFVLGQQDTLDGADAIELMHDHPRLLEMVMEGADLAKTKAKEISSALLRVHHCSLDEFMRIAGVVKERVECLRHPDARFQLVDINEHCWLHIRRFLKIRDVVNIEPVSVDQNDAWAFECD